One stretch of Bremerella cremea DNA includes these proteins:
- a CDS encoding NADH-quinone oxidoreductase subunit D yields the protein MSNANQSEVIELDVRTDEMLVNMGPQHPSTHGVLRLVLRTDGEVVSEAVPHIGYLHRCAEKIGENLTPRQFVPYTDRMDYLAGMNMNLGWSLAVEKLLNYDLPDKVRHTRVIIAELNRIASHLVGMGTYGLDLGTFSPFLYAFREREKILDLLEYVCGARLTYSYITPGGVTADLPSGWLEKCSAFLDQFEPQIPGYHTLLTTNAIFIKRTTGIGLLPAEMAIGYGCSGPVLRGSGVDYDLRRDGDARYTALYQGYDFEVIVQKDGSYPKDQVYPAVPDEAVLGDCWHRFYVRMLEVIQAIKLIRQGIGFYQQATGDWGTPIKLNTKLPPGEAYLETECPRGQMGFYVVSDGGESIPRRARARSSCFSNLSIVEELCRGCLIADIPAIVGSLDIVMGEIDR from the coding sequence ATGAGTAACGCAAACCAGTCCGAAGTCATTGAGCTCGATGTCCGCACCGACGAGATGCTGGTCAACATGGGCCCGCAGCATCCCAGCACACACGGCGTGTTGCGATTGGTGCTGCGGACTGATGGCGAAGTCGTTTCAGAAGCGGTACCGCATATTGGTTATCTGCATCGCTGTGCTGAGAAAATCGGCGAAAACCTGACGCCACGACAGTTCGTTCCGTATACCGACCGGATGGACTACTTGGCTGGGATGAACATGAATCTCGGTTGGTCGCTGGCCGTCGAAAAGTTGTTGAATTACGACTTGCCCGACAAGGTGCGGCACACCCGGGTTATCATTGCCGAACTGAACCGCATTGCCAGTCACTTGGTCGGCATGGGAACCTACGGACTCGACTTAGGTACGTTTAGTCCGTTTCTGTATGCTTTTCGTGAGCGGGAAAAGATTCTGGACTTGTTGGAATATGTCTGCGGAGCGCGGCTGACCTACAGCTATATCACCCCTGGCGGCGTGACGGCCGACTTGCCTTCTGGGTGGCTGGAAAAATGCTCGGCTTTTCTCGATCAGTTTGAGCCGCAAATTCCAGGCTATCACACCCTTTTGACGACCAATGCCATCTTTATTAAGCGAACCACAGGCATCGGTCTTTTGCCGGCAGAAATGGCCATCGGTTACGGCTGCTCGGGGCCAGTATTGCGAGGTTCTGGTGTCGACTACGACTTGCGCCGCGACGGTGACGCTCGATATACCGCGTTGTACCAAGGGTACGACTTTGAAGTGATTGTCCAGAAGGATGGAAGCTACCCCAAGGATCAGGTTTACCCTGCGGTGCCAGACGAGGCTGTCTTGGGGGACTGTTGGCATCGTTTTTATGTACGCATGCTGGAAGTCATTCAAGCGATCAAGTTGATTCGGCAGGGGATCGGGTTCTACCAACAGGCGACCGGCGACTGGGGAACTCCTATCAAGCTGAATACGAAATTGCCACCCGGCGAGGCCTACTTAGAAACCGAATGCCCGCGTGGGCAAATGGGGTTCTACGTGGTTTCGGATGGGGGGGAATCGATCCCGCGTCGGGCCCGGGCACGCAGTAGTTGTTTTAGTAACCTTTCGATTGTGGAAGAGCTGTGTCGAGGCTGCTTGATCGCCGATATTCCGGCTATCGTGGGCTCGCTGGATATTGTGATGGGAGAAATCGACCGCTGA
- a CDS encoding NADH-quinone oxidoreductase subunit C, with protein sequence MVIDESLVQRLKQQFGEKIVGANLENVDPWIEVAPGGLVEVCRFLRDEPATRCDYLNSICVVDYCEVDPKKAAKAKWEPHLEVVYHLSSIRLKTSGVLKVKLPRWQDNVEGQLPEVPSVCEIWPTANWHEREAYDLSGVNFGGHPDLRRILCPEDWVGFPLRKDYEMPLEYHGIRGR encoded by the coding sequence ATGGTGATTGACGAGAGCTTGGTTCAGCGATTGAAGCAGCAGTTCGGCGAAAAAATCGTCGGCGCAAATCTGGAGAACGTCGACCCATGGATCGAGGTAGCCCCGGGCGGGCTTGTCGAAGTGTGTCGTTTCTTGCGAGACGAGCCTGCGACTCGCTGTGATTATTTGAACTCGATATGCGTCGTCGATTATTGCGAGGTTGACCCCAAGAAGGCGGCCAAAGCGAAATGGGAGCCTCATCTTGAGGTGGTTTATCACTTGTCGAGTATCCGACTGAAGACGTCCGGTGTGCTGAAGGTGAAATTGCCACGCTGGCAAGATAACGTGGAAGGGCAATTGCCAGAGGTTCCTTCTGTCTGCGAGATTTGGCCCACGGCCAATTGGCACGAACGGGAGGCGTACGACCTTTCTGGCGTGAACTTTGGCGGGCATCCTGATTTACGCCGCATTCTTTGCCCGGAAGATTGGGTTGGTTTCCCGCTGCGTAAAGATTACGAAATGCCGCTCGAGTACCACGGCATTCGCGGACGTTGA
- the csrA gene encoding carbon storage regulator CsrA — MLVLSRKKNESIVINNDITIVVVEIRGDKVRLGVEAPKEVPVHRREVYDAIKRNENGQSEPGASANIDSE, encoded by the coding sequence ATGCTGGTATTATCGAGGAAAAAGAACGAGAGCATCGTAATCAACAACGACATCACCATTGTTGTTGTGGAAATCCGCGGAGATAAGGTCCGTTTGGGTGTGGAAGCCCCCAAAGAAGTACCTGTTCACCGGCGCGAAGTATACGATGCCATCAAACGCAATGAGAACGGGCAATCGGAACCGGGTGCTTCGGCTAACATCGATTCGGAATAA
- a CDS encoding ferrochelatase, translating into MNDLPYDALLLLSFGGPEKPDDVIPFLENVLHGRNVPRERMLEVAEHYYHFGGKSPINDQNRALIEQLTEELKQHEINLPIYWGNRNWHPLLTDTMRQMDADGVRKTLVFVTSIFSSYSGCRQYREDIQKAQAELGLEAMVFDKIRTFYNHPAFIETMADRVRDAIGELPADGAEKRQVLFTAHSIPNGMAENCDYEKQLQECSSLIAAAAGIDQWSLVYQSRSGPPSQPWLEPDVCDAMKELASSGSASQIVLVPVGFVSDHMEVIYDLDDEAAKLAQELGIPLARAKTAGTHPTFVAMIRQLIEERLGLTEEKPAIGNFGPSHDTCPANCCRYEPRRPAHTRPTE; encoded by the coding sequence ATGAACGACCTACCCTACGATGCCCTGCTGCTGCTCTCGTTTGGGGGCCCCGAAAAACCAGACGACGTAATCCCATTTCTTGAAAATGTCTTACATGGTCGCAACGTTCCACGCGAGCGGATGCTAGAAGTCGCCGAGCACTATTACCACTTTGGCGGCAAGAGCCCTATCAACGATCAAAACAGAGCCCTGATCGAGCAGCTTACCGAAGAGCTCAAGCAGCACGAAATCAATTTGCCTATCTATTGGGGCAATCGAAATTGGCATCCCTTACTGACCGATACCATGCGGCAAATGGACGCCGACGGGGTTCGTAAGACGCTCGTTTTTGTTACCTCGATCTTCAGTTCTTACTCTGGCTGCCGGCAATACCGCGAAGACATTCAAAAAGCCCAAGCCGAACTGGGGCTCGAAGCGATGGTCTTCGACAAAATCCGCACGTTCTACAACCATCCAGCCTTCATCGAGACGATGGCCGACCGTGTCCGCGATGCGATCGGCGAACTGCCCGCCGATGGCGCAGAGAAACGACAAGTTCTCTTTACCGCCCATAGCATCCCCAATGGGATGGCTGAAAATTGCGATTACGAAAAGCAATTGCAAGAATGCTCAAGCCTTATTGCCGCAGCGGCCGGAATTGACCAATGGTCGCTGGTCTATCAAAGCCGGAGCGGGCCTCCTTCTCAGCCCTGGTTAGAGCCAGATGTTTGCGACGCAATGAAAGAGTTGGCGAGTTCCGGTTCCGCTAGTCAAATCGTTTTAGTTCCAGTTGGTTTTGTCTCTGACCACATGGAAGTAATCTATGATCTCGACGACGAGGCCGCCAAACTCGCCCAGGAACTTGGCATTCCTCTCGCGCGAGCCAAGACTGCCGGTACCCACCCAACGTTTGTTGCGATGATTCGGCAATTAATCGAGGAACGCCTCGGGCTGACGGAAGAAAAGCCTGCGATTGGAAATTTCGGACCATCGCACGACACCTGTCCGGCCAACTGTTGCCGCTACGAACCTCGCCGCCCTGCCCACACACGCCCTACGGAATAG
- a CDS encoding NADH-quinone oxidoreductase subunit A — protein sequence MSLSTTIVAYLLLFTVGGFGFVFLNIVLGSLLRPKNAHEEKLEIYECGEPTIGSSFVQFDLRFYVVALLFIIFEVEVAFFFPWAVVFGKSTQLAQSDVPVIVQAADGQETLGPAYRGLMTELGLPTDEASLLSGKDAAEKEAQIKSAASKLVWTCIADIGVFFAVLLVGFAYVWKRGDLDWVRSTAGHAKKASSAENGWRDPVPVVSSSQG from the coding sequence ATGAGCCTATCCACCACGATCGTTGCCTACTTGCTGCTATTTACCGTAGGTGGCTTTGGGTTTGTGTTCTTGAATATCGTGCTCGGTAGTCTGTTGCGGCCCAAGAACGCGCACGAAGAGAAGCTGGAAATCTACGAGTGTGGCGAGCCGACGATCGGTTCCAGCTTCGTTCAGTTCGATCTACGGTTTTATGTGGTCGCTCTGTTGTTCATTATCTTTGAAGTCGAGGTTGCCTTCTTCTTTCCATGGGCGGTGGTGTTCGGCAAGTCGACGCAGTTGGCCCAGTCCGATGTGCCGGTCATTGTTCAGGCGGCCGATGGCCAGGAGACGCTGGGGCCTGCTTATCGTGGTTTGATGACTGAACTGGGGCTTCCGACGGATGAGGCCAGTTTGCTCTCGGGCAAGGATGCGGCCGAGAAGGAAGCTCAGATAAAATCGGCCGCCTCGAAGCTGGTGTGGACTTGTATTGCTGATATTGGTGTTTTCTTTGCGGTGCTACTGGTCGGGTTTGCCTACGTTTGGAAGCGGGGTGACTTGGACTGGGTTCGTTCGACAGCCGGTCATGCGAAGAAAGCCAGTTCTGCGGAAAACGGCTGGCGCGATCCAGTCCCGGTTGTTTCTAGTTCGCAAGGGTAG
- a CDS encoding NADH-quinone oxidoreductase subunit I, producing the protein MADWWKNLYRAISTVFQGLLVTLRVWKSTYDSSRKTFTEHFEYPELPARVAPRYRGFHRFDVTTCIGCDQCAKACPVDCIYIGKERVENGKGFRLTHFTIDYTKCMFCALCVEPCPVDCIFMGGTLDLSSYSRDGALVDYSRLPIDVAWGRATLNPTAVAESKAVLFPVHGGPSQPEG; encoded by the coding sequence ATGGCTGACTGGTGGAAAAACCTGTATCGCGCGATCTCGACCGTTTTTCAAGGGTTGCTGGTGACGTTGCGCGTTTGGAAGTCGACCTACGATTCCTCCAGAAAAACATTTACGGAACACTTTGAATATCCAGAGCTTCCGGCGAGGGTTGCCCCCCGATATCGTGGTTTTCATCGCTTTGACGTGACAACCTGTATTGGATGCGACCAATGTGCCAAGGCGTGTCCGGTCGACTGTATCTATATAGGCAAAGAACGTGTCGAGAACGGCAAGGGGTTTCGTTTAACTCACTTCACCATCGATTACACCAAGTGCATGTTCTGTGCGTTGTGTGTTGAGCCGTGTCCCGTTGATTGCATCTTTATGGGGGGAACGCTCGATTTGAGTTCCTATAGTCGAGACGGAGCCCTGGTCGACTATTCTCGCCTGCCTATCGATGTTGCTTGGGGACGGGCCACGCTAAATCCTACAGCGGTGGCCGAGTCGAAAGCGGTGCTATTTCCGGTGCATGGCGGGCCTTCGCAGCCGGAAGGATAG
- the nuoH gene encoding NADH-quinone oxidoreductase subunit NuoH → MGEYFAGWFPAGWEFLGYTLAALIQAVLLVHVIALGAFVFIWAERKVSGRIQDRLGPTRTGGAFGWLQSLADGIKLLSKEDLMPKDADPILFRLAPYVSFAASFAAFMALPFAFDWVALHLNVGLFFLIAVLGLEVFGVILAGYSSGSKWSLFGAMRQAAQVVSYEVPLGICVVVPLMICGTMDLVAIGEQQRGLFTNWLIFHDPFIFVAFWVYFTCAVASVNRAPFDLAEAESELVAGFLTEYSGIRWSLFFMAEYGSMILVSALAAILFFGGWNGPLPVFSGLMDLAPNYLGNCWWFGTLANLFGVLNLLIKASIGVIAMMWVRWTFPRLRVDQVITMCLKYCVPIAAVCLLGVLCWTALGVPFFNDLLPSQDRSLVREGWVRDAEKRAAKRIEQMEANAKQGSQGDVE, encoded by the coding sequence GTGGGAGAGTACTTCGCAGGCTGGTTTCCCGCCGGATGGGAATTTCTGGGGTACACGCTTGCCGCGCTTATTCAGGCCGTTTTGCTGGTACATGTGATTGCCTTGGGAGCGTTCGTCTTTATCTGGGCCGAACGGAAAGTCTCTGGCCGTATTCAAGATCGCCTTGGCCCAACCCGCACTGGGGGGGCGTTCGGTTGGCTACAATCGCTGGCCGATGGGATCAAGCTTCTCTCGAAGGAAGACTTGATGCCCAAAGATGCCGATCCGATTCTCTTTCGCTTGGCTCCCTATGTCTCGTTTGCAGCTAGTTTCGCGGCTTTCATGGCCCTCCCTTTTGCCTTCGATTGGGTGGCCTTGCATCTCAACGTCGGGCTCTTTTTCCTGATTGCCGTGTTGGGCTTGGAAGTCTTCGGCGTGATCTTGGCTGGCTACTCGTCCGGTTCAAAGTGGTCTCTGTTTGGTGCCATGCGTCAGGCCGCTCAGGTGGTTAGCTATGAAGTTCCGCTGGGGATTTGTGTGGTCGTGCCCTTGATGATTTGCGGCACGATGGATTTGGTCGCGATTGGGGAGCAACAGCGAGGACTGTTTACGAACTGGCTGATCTTCCACGATCCGTTTATTTTCGTGGCATTTTGGGTTTACTTTACCTGTGCCGTGGCCAGTGTGAACCGGGCTCCGTTTGACCTTGCTGAAGCCGAAAGCGAACTGGTCGCCGGCTTTCTCACTGAATACTCTGGCATTCGCTGGAGCTTATTCTTCATGGCTGAATACGGTTCGATGATTCTCGTTTCGGCTTTGGCGGCGATTCTCTTTTTTGGGGGATGGAACGGTCCCCTCCCTGTTTTCAGTGGCTTGATGGATCTGGCCCCCAATTACTTGGGCAACTGCTGGTGGTTCGGAACGCTGGCGAATTTGTTTGGCGTGTTGAACTTATTGATCAAAGCCTCGATCGGTGTGATCGCGATGATGTGGGTTCGCTGGACGTTTCCTCGCCTGCGAGTCGATCAAGTCATCACCATGTGTTTGAAGTATTGCGTCCCCATCGCGGCGGTCTGCTTGCTGGGAGTTTTGTGCTGGACGGCGCTCGGTGTTCCCTTTTTTAACGATTTGCTTCCGTCGCAAGATCGCTCGCTTGTCCGAGAAGGCTGGGTTCGCGACGCTGAGAAACGTGCGGCCAAACGGATCGAGCAAATGGAAGCCAATGCCAAGCAGGGTTCACAAGGAGATGTCGAATGA